A part of Leptotrichia hongkongensis genomic DNA contains:
- a CDS encoding L-ribulose-5-phosphate 3-epimerase, which translates to MKDLNKLNLGIYEKALPKDIDWVDRIKLVKECGYDFVEISIDETDERLARLDWSDDEINKIHKALIDNGVRIPSMCFSGHRRFPMGSMDEKTREKAMELMQKAIIFADKMGIRTIQMAGYDVYYEKGNEQTKKYFTENLKKAVEWASSYNVTLSIEIMDHPFINSITKYMEYADIIKSPWLKVYPDVGNLTAWPENDTLKELELGIKNGEITGIHLKDTLAVTDTFEGKFKEVPFGEGCVDFPKVFKKLKELNYKGPFLIEMWTEKSDNPIEEVKKAKQWMLDKMKEGGFI; encoded by the coding sequence ATGAAAGATCTTAATAAATTAAATTTAGGAATATATGAAAAAGCTCTTCCTAAAGATATTGACTGGGTTGACAGAATAAAGCTTGTTAAAGAATGCGGATATGATTTTGTGGAAATTTCTATAGATGAAACTGATGAAAGGCTTGCAAGACTGGATTGGTCCGATGACGAAATAAACAAAATTCATAAGGCATTAATAGATAATGGAGTTAGAATACCATCAATGTGCTTTAGCGGACATAGAAGATTTCCAATGGGAAGCATGGATGAAAAAACTAGGGAAAAGGCTATGGAGCTAATGCAAAAAGCAATAATTTTTGCAGATAAAATGGGAATTAGAACGATTCAAATGGCTGGATATGATGTTTATTATGAAAAAGGAAATGAGCAGACTAAAAAATATTTTACTGAAAATTTGAAAAAGGCAGTAGAATGGGCATCTTCGTACAACGTAACACTATCAATAGAAATTATGGATCATCCGTTTATCAATTCCATTACAAAATATATGGAATATGCGGATATAATTAAATCTCCATGGCTAAAGGTTTATCCAGATGTAGGAAATTTGACAGCATGGCCTGAAAATGACACGCTGAAGGAATTGGAATTAGGAATAAAAAACGGAGAAATAACAGGAATTCATTTAAAGGATACTTTAGCAGTAACTGATACTTTTGAAGGGAAATTTAAGGAAGTTCCTTTTGGAGAAGGGTGTGTAGATTTTCCAAAAGTATTTAAAAAATTAAAAGAATTAAATTATAAAGGACCTTTTTTAATAGAAATGTGGACTGAAAAATCAGATAATCCAATTGAAGAAGTAAAAAAGGCAAAGCAATGGATGCTGGATAAAATGAAGGAAGGTGGATTTATCTAA
- a CDS encoding PTS sugar transporter subunit IIB, with protein sequence MIKVLAVCGSGMGTSMIMKLKVGKVLQKLGVQADVNSCSLGEAKSGLSNYDLVLASTHIASELKGGPNTKIIGLLNLLDEKELESKLTEAGIA encoded by the coding sequence ATGATAAAAGTATTAGCAGTCTGCGGAAGTGGAATGGGAACAAGTATGATTATGAAGTTAAAAGTTGGAAAAGTTTTACAAAAATTGGGAGTACAGGCAGATGTAAATTCATGCAGTCTAGGAGAAGCTAAATCAGGACTTTCAAATTACGATTTAGTTCTTGCTTCAACTCATATCGCATCTGAATTAAAAGGTGGACCAAACACAAAAATAATTGGGCTTTTAAACTTACTTGATGAAAAAGAGCTAGAAAGTAAATTGACAGAAGCTGGAATAGCTTAA
- the araD gene encoding L-ribulose-5-phosphate 4-epimerase has protein sequence MLEKLKDQVFKANLELPKKGLVLFTWGNVSGIDREKNLIVIKPSGVDYETMKVEDMVVVDLDGNVVEGDLNPSSDTPTHIELYKKFPSIGGIVHTHSTNATIWAQSGRDIPAYGTTNADYFYGSIPCTRKMTKEEITGEYEKETGTVIIETFEKRNLNPQYIPGVLVNSHGPFTWGKNPDEAVYNSVVLEEVAKMAMFTEMVNKDIKPMQQELLDKHFLRKHGANAYYGQKKK, from the coding sequence ATGCTGGAAAAATTAAAGGATCAAGTATTTAAGGCAAATTTAGAATTGCCAAAAAAAGGGCTGGTATTATTTACTTGGGGAAATGTGAGTGGAATTGACAGAGAAAAAAATCTGATTGTTATAAAACCTAGCGGTGTGGACTACGAAACAATGAAAGTAGAAGATATGGTAGTAGTTGATTTGGATGGAAATGTTGTAGAAGGTGATTTAAATCCTTCATCAGATACTCCTACACATATTGAGCTTTATAAAAAGTTTCCTTCAATAGGCGGAATAGTTCATACTCATTCAACAAATGCTACAATATGGGCTCAAAGCGGAAGGGATATTCCAGCATACGGGACAACAAATGCTGATTATTTCTATGGGTCAATACCTTGTACAAGAAAAATGACAAAAGAGGAAATCACAGGAGAATATGAAAAAGAAACAGGAACGGTAATTATAGAAACTTTTGAAAAAAGAAATCTAAATCCACAATATATTCCAGGAGTTCTTGTAAATAGTCACGGACCTTTTACATGGGGAAAAAATCCTGATGAAGCTGTTTATAATTCTGTTGTATTGGAGGAAGTGGCAAAAATGGCAATGTTTACTGAAATGGTAAACAAAGATATAAAGCCAATGCAACAGGAGTTACTAGATAAGCATTTCTTGAGAAAACATGGAGCGAATGCTTATTATGGACAAAAGAAAAAATAA
- the rnr gene encoding ribonuclease R: MGNKQKKEKNKNIENSDKNFHKGKKFSGKNYNIKKENEKTRKMELKEERELKYLRQVLAEYEFTFQEILQLLEWSQKKRKMYKQLLSAWEESGDIYLKRNGRYTLPEKEGFVKGEISISNGNFGFLDINGEASVFIPGAYLNTAMNGDTVLVRILKESSDGKKREGEVYKVVKRNRDVIVGVFEHNLSFGFVRPRNSPKDIYIPKKLIKGAKTGDLVAVKVDFWGDEERKPEGEIVSVLGSPKDTEALISSLLLNEGIEEKFPNEVLQELDKIDEDFSEELKNRKDLRDLDIITIDGSDAKDLDDAVYVEKTEDGYKLFVSIADVSYYVRENNEIDTEALKRGNSIYLVDRVIPMLPRKLSNNLCSLNPNEDKLTFTVEMDLDKKGKVVRNDFYKSVIKSKYRMTYENVNTILEKNEESEEYRNLYDKYRKIDEMLKNMLELSKIIRNNKKRRGSIDFELPEIKVVLDENKAVKDIVLRSRGEAERIIEDFMVIANETVAEKLFWEEIPAIYRVHEDPDKAKVQALNETLIKFGYSLKGLEEMHPGKFQNIIERTTGLPEGYLIHKLILRAMQRARYANKNLGHFGLASKYYLHFTSPIRRYSDLIVHRMLGRSIEKFMNEKEKAKYGANFEAIASSISRTERIADKLEEDSVKIKLIEYMQDKIGQVYIARLSGMNKNKIFMELENHIEVVYNVTTARDNFIYDEENYKIIDKRNNESYTMGSTMKVSVVSASYTKMEIEVIPYVEERPKIEEAEEE, encoded by the coding sequence ATGGGAAATAAACAAAAGAAAGAAAAAAATAAAAATATTGAAAATAGCGATAAAAATTTTCATAAGGGAAAAAAATTTAGTGGAAAAAATTACAATATAAAAAAAGAAAATGAAAAAACTCGGAAAATGGAACTCAAAGAAGAGCGTGAATTAAAATATTTGCGACAAGTACTAGCAGAATATGAGTTTACTTTTCAGGAAATATTGCAGCTGCTGGAATGGAGCCAGAAAAAGCGGAAAATGTATAAGCAACTTTTAAGTGCATGGGAAGAAAGTGGCGATATTTATTTGAAAAGGAATGGAAGATATACCTTGCCTGAGAAGGAAGGCTTTGTGAAAGGGGAAATTTCTATTTCTAATGGAAATTTCGGATTTCTTGATATTAATGGAGAGGCTAGTGTCTTTATTCCTGGAGCTTATTTAAATACAGCTATGAATGGAGATACTGTTCTGGTACGTATTTTGAAGGAAAGTTCAGATGGAAAGAAACGTGAAGGGGAAGTTTACAAAGTTGTTAAAAGAAATCGGGATGTTATTGTCGGCGTTTTTGAGCATAATTTAAGTTTTGGATTTGTGCGTCCAAGAAATTCTCCGAAGGATATTTATATTCCGAAAAAATTGATAAAAGGTGCAAAAACTGGAGATTTAGTGGCTGTAAAGGTGGATTTCTGGGGAGATGAGGAAAGAAAGCCTGAAGGAGAGATTGTAAGTGTTCTGGGAAGTCCTAAGGATACAGAGGCACTAATTTCATCATTGCTTTTGAATGAAGGAATTGAGGAGAAATTTCCAAATGAAGTATTGCAGGAACTGGACAAAATTGATGAAGATTTTTCGGAAGAACTAAAAAATCGAAAAGATTTGCGGGACCTTGATATTATTACAATTGATGGCTCTGATGCGAAAGATTTGGATGATGCGGTTTATGTGGAAAAAACAGAAGATGGGTATAAACTTTTTGTAAGTATTGCCGATGTTTCTTACTATGTACGGGAAAATAACGAGATTGATACAGAAGCATTGAAGCGTGGAAACTCAATTTATCTTGTAGACAGGGTAATTCCTATGTTGCCAAGAAAATTGTCAAATAATTTATGTTCGCTTAATCCGAATGAGGATAAACTGACTTTTACTGTAGAAATGGATTTGGATAAAAAAGGTAAAGTTGTAAGAAATGATTTTTACAAATCGGTTATAAAATCTAAATACAGAATGACTTACGAAAATGTGAATACAATTTTGGAAAAAAATGAAGAATCTGAAGAATATCGAAATCTATATGATAAATATAGAAAAATTGATGAAATGCTTAAAAATATGCTGGAATTATCTAAAATCATCAGAAACAACAAAAAGAGACGTGGGAGCATTGATTTTGAATTACCTGAGATAAAGGTAGTCTTAGATGAGAATAAAGCCGTAAAGGACATCGTATTGCGTTCTAGAGGGGAAGCTGAAAGAATTATTGAAGACTTTATGGTTATTGCAAATGAAACTGTGGCGGAAAAACTTTTCTGGGAAGAAATTCCAGCAATTTACAGAGTCCACGAAGATCCTGACAAGGCGAAAGTTCAAGCGTTAAATGAAACACTGATAAAATTTGGATATTCCCTAAAAGGATTGGAAGAAATGCATCCTGGCAAATTCCAGAACATAATAGAAAGAACGACAGGACTGCCAGAAGGGTATTTGATTCACAAACTGATTTTACGGGCAATGCAGCGTGCAAGATATGCCAACAAAAATCTGGGACATTTTGGTCTTGCTTCTAAATATTATCTGCACTTTACATCACCGATACGTCGTTATTCTGACTTAATTGTTCACAGAATGCTTGGACGTTCGATTGAAAAATTTATGAACGAAAAAGAAAAGGCTAAATATGGAGCTAATTTTGAAGCAATTGCCTCAAGTATTTCGAGAACTGAAAGAATAGCGGATAAACTGGAAGAAGACAGTGTAAAAATCAAGTTGATCGAGTATATGCAAGATAAAATTGGGCAAGTTTATATTGCTAGACTTAGCGGGATGAATAAAAATAAGATATTTATGGAACTAGAAAATCACATAGAAGTGGTTTACAATGTTACAACAGCACGTGATAATTTTATTTATGATGAGGAAAACTATAAAATCATAGATAAAAGAAATAATGAGTCCTACACTATGGGAAGCACAATGAAAGTAAGTGTTGTAAGTGCAAGTTATACAAAAATGGAAATTGAGGTCATACCTTATGTGGAAGAAAGACCAAAAATCGAGGAGGCTGAAGAGGAATAA
- a CDS encoding PTS sugar transporter subunit IIA — protein MNLLDSLKENNSVVLQQEANNWEEAIKVCMKPLLESNSIEEKYIENIIKRTKELGPFYILAPGLAMPHERPEMGVNKNSFSLVTLKKPVSFPDGQEVDILIGLAAENDEVHAGEAIPQIVMLFDDEDIFEKIREAKTSQDIYNLIEEKA, from the coding sequence ATGAATTTGCTGGATTCTTTGAAAGAAAATAATTCTGTTGTGCTACAGCAGGAGGCAAATAATTGGGAAGAAGCAATAAAAGTATGTATGAAACCTCTTTTGGAAAGCAATTCAATAGAGGAAAAATACATAGAAAATATAATAAAAAGAACAAAGGAGTTAGGTCCTTTCTACATTTTGGCTCCAGGATTGGCAATGCCACATGAACGTCCTGAAATGGGAGTTAATAAAAATTCTTTCAGTCTTGTTACGTTGAAAAAGCCAGTATCATTTCCAGACGGACAGGAAGTAGATATATTAATTGGACTGGCAGCTGAAAATGATGAAGTTCATGCAGGAGAAGCAATACCTCAAATTGTAATGCTTTTTGATGATGAAGATATTTTTGAAAAAATAAGAGAGGCTAAAACATCACAAGATATTTATAACTTGATAGAAGAAAAAGCATAA
- a CDS encoding 3-keto-L-gulonate-6-phosphate decarboxylase UlaD, whose translation MAKPLLQVALDHSDLKGAIKAAVSVGEEVDVIEAGTVCLLQVGSELVEVLRNLFPDKIIVADTKCADAGGTVAKNNAVRGADWMTCICSATIPTMKAALKAIKEERGERGEIQVELYGDWTYEQAQLWLDAGINQAIYHQSRDALLAGETWGEKDLNKVKKLIEMGFKVSVTGGLNTDTLKLFEGVDVFTFIAGRGITEADDPAAAARAFKAEIDKYWK comes from the coding sequence ATGGCAAAACCATTATTACAAGTTGCACTTGATCATTCGGATTTGAAAGGTGCGATAAAAGCGGCAGTATCAGTTGGGGAAGAAGTTGATGTGATAGAAGCTGGGACAGTGTGCTTGCTACAAGTTGGGAGTGAATTAGTTGAGGTATTAAGAAATTTATTTCCTGATAAAATAATAGTAGCAGATACAAAATGTGCAGATGCAGGGGGAACAGTTGCTAAAAATAATGCTGTACGTGGAGCAGACTGGATGACTTGTATCTGTTCTGCAACAATTCCTACAATGAAAGCGGCTTTAAAAGCTATAAAGGAAGAACGTGGAGAACGTGGGGAAATTCAAGTGGAACTGTATGGAGACTGGACTTATGAACAAGCTCAGCTTTGGTTAGATGCGGGAATTAATCAGGCTATTTACCATCAAAGCAGAGATGCCTTGCTGGCTGGAGAAACTTGGGGAGAAAAGGACTTGAATAAAGTCAAAAAATTAATTGAAATGGGATTTAAAGTTTCTGTAACAGGTGGACTTAATACTGATACATTAAAATTATTTGAAGGTGTGGATGTGTTTACGTTTATTGCAGGGCGTGGAATTACTGAAGCAGATGATCCTGCGGCAGCTGCCAGAGCATTTAAAGCAGAAATTGATAAATATTGGAAATAG
- the smpB gene encoding SsrA-binding protein SmpB, with protein MPVLARNKKAFHDYFIEDKLEAGIELVGTEVKSVKAGKVSIKESFIRIIRDEVFVMNMHITPYEFGNINNVAESRVRKLLLNRREIKKWSEKIKEQGYTIVPISVYTKQRLVKMEIGLAKGKKIHDKRESLKRKDIDRNMKKIQKNFGR; from the coding sequence ATGCCAGTATTAGCTAGAAATAAAAAGGCTTTTCACGATTATTTCATAGAAGACAAGCTGGAAGCAGGTATTGAACTTGTAGGAACGGAAGTGAAATCGGTGAAAGCTGGAAAAGTCAGCATAAAAGAAAGTTTTATAAGAATTATACGGGATGAAGTTTTTGTAATGAACATGCATATTACACCTTATGAATTTGGAAATATTAATAATGTGGCAGAATCCCGTGTGAGAAAATTGCTTTTGAATAGACGTGAAATAAAGAAATGGAGTGAGAAAATCAAAGAACAAGGCTACACTATTGTTCCAATTTCAGTTTATACAAAGCAAAGGCTTGTAAAAATGGAAATAGGGCTTGCGAAAGGTAAAAAAATACACGATAAAAGGGAATCGCTGAAAAGAAAAGATATTGACAGGAATATGAAGAAAATTCAAAAGAATTTTGGAAGATAG
- a CDS encoding helix-turn-helix domain-containing protein has protein sequence MAENDSIKTNSNLVEALGYYIKNKRLQKNIGLREMAEMLKISPAYLSNLESGKHNMTNPLLLKKIAKILKIDHLKLFKIIGYTDKDMSDLKKELTNEIIEEFSDINIGEIVRNLMDMNSEKIELVKQYIELLNKK, from the coding sequence ATGGCTGAAAATGACAGTATAAAAACTAACTCTAATCTTGTAGAAGCATTAGGGTATTATATAAAAAATAAAAGACTACAAAAAAATATAGGACTAAGAGAAATGGCAGAAATGCTAAAAATCAGTCCAGCTTATTTATCTAATCTGGAATCAGGCAAGCATAATATGACAAATCCTCTTCTACTTAAAAAAATTGCTAAAATATTAAAGATAGATCATCTGAAACTATTTAAAATAATAGGATACACAGATAAGGATATGTCAGATTTGAAAAAGGAGCTTACTAATGAGATAATAGAGGAATTTTCAGATATAAATATCGGAGAAATAGTTAGGAATCTAATGGATATGAATTCAGAAAAAATAGAGCTGGTCAAGCAGTATATAGAACTGCTAAATAAAAAATAG
- the yqeK gene encoding bis(5'-nucleosyl)-tetraphosphatase (symmetrical) YqeK, translating to MNIEVIKKNVRKYLDEKRYDHVERVAKCAVELAKIYNVDVEKVAASAWLHDVAKFFDLSVMIDLTKGKYPEVEDKMSKSTAVLHGFAGAEFVRQNYELFGIDDEEILDGIKYHTIGKENMSTLAKIVYLSDAIEEGRSWEGVETARELAKTDLDKAIKFEIEEKLKYLLSKDSIIHPNIIKFRNSIIANQL from the coding sequence ATGAATATAGAAGTAATTAAGAAGAATGTAAGAAAATATTTGGATGAAAAAAGATACGATCATGTGGAAAGAGTTGCTAAATGTGCTGTAGAACTTGCAAAAATTTATAATGTAGATGTGGAAAAAGTTGCAGCTTCAGCTTGGCTTCATGATGTGGCAAAATTTTTTGACTTGTCAGTTATGATTGACTTGACTAAGGGGAAATATCCTGAAGTAGAGGACAAGATGTCGAAGTCTACAGCTGTGCTTCATGGATTTGCAGGAGCTGAGTTTGTACGGCAAAACTATGAATTGTTTGGAATTGATGATGAAGAAATTTTGGATGGAATAAAATATCATACGATTGGGAAAGAAAATATGAGTACTCTTGCTAAGATTGTCTATCTTTCAGATGCGATTGAAGAAGGGAGAAGCTGGGAAGGTGTAGAAACAGCTAGAGAACTTGCAAAAACTGATTTAGATAAGGCAATAAAATTTGAAATTGAGGAAAAATTAAAATATTTACTTTCAAAGGATTCAATTATTCATCCGAATATTATAAAATTTAGAAATTCAATAATAGCAAATCAACTCTAA
- the ulaG gene encoding L-ascorbate 6-phosphate lactonase: MSKLDEITRESWILGTFPEWGTWLNEEIAETVVKPKTVAMWWLGNMGLWIKTEGNANIAMDIWVATGKRSQKNKLMKPKHQHQRAVGCVALQPNLRLTPCVIDPFAIEGLDALLATHSHSDHIDVNVAAAVVKNCPEAKFVGPKTCIEIWRKWGVPEDRLVQVKPGDEITIKDAKIKALESFDRTMLLTVAEDVTLKGNLPPDMDEMAVNYLVETTGGNIYNAGDSHHSNYFVKHGNENKVDVAFVGYGDNPRGMTDKLTSSDVLRVAEELKTQVVIPLHHDIWSNFMADPKEITLLWNYRKDRMKYEFKPYIWQPGGKFVFPDNKDDMEYMYRRGFEDAFTIEPDLPFKSFL, from the coding sequence ATGTCAAAATTAGATGAAATCACAAGAGAATCTTGGATTTTAGGAACATTTCCTGAATGGGGAACTTGGTTAAATGAGGAAATAGCCGAAACAGTAGTAAAACCAAAAACTGTAGCAATGTGGTGGCTTGGAAACATGGGACTTTGGATAAAAACAGAAGGAAATGCAAATATTGCAATGGATATCTGGGTAGCAACAGGTAAAAGAAGTCAAAAAAATAAATTAATGAAACCTAAGCATCAGCATCAAAGAGCAGTCGGATGTGTAGCTTTACAGCCAAACTTAAGACTTACTCCGTGCGTAATAGATCCTTTTGCAATAGAAGGTCTTGATGCATTGCTTGCAACACATTCACATAGTGACCATATAGATGTAAATGTTGCGGCGGCAGTTGTAAAAAATTGTCCGGAAGCAAAATTCGTAGGACCAAAAACATGTATTGAAATTTGGAGAAAATGGGGAGTGCCTGAAGATAGACTGGTACAAGTAAAACCAGGAGATGAAATTACAATAAAAGATGCAAAAATAAAAGCATTAGAATCATTTGACAGAACTATGCTTTTAACAGTTGCTGAAGATGTAACATTAAAAGGAAATTTACCGCCTGATATGGATGAAATGGCAGTAAACTATTTAGTTGAAACAACTGGTGGAAATATTTACAACGCAGGAGATTCACACCATTCAAACTATTTTGTAAAACATGGAAATGAAAATAAAGTGGATGTGGCATTTGTAGGATATGGAGATAATCCAAGAGGAATGACAGATAAATTGACTTCTTCAGATGTGCTAAGAGTAGCTGAAGAATTGAAAACACAAGTTGTTATACCGCTTCATCATGATATTTGGTCTAACTTTATGGCAGATCCAAAAGAAATAACATTATTGTGGAATTATAGAAAAGACAGAATGAAGTATGAATTTAAGCCATATATATGGCAGCCTGGAGGGAAATTTGTATTCCCTGATAATAAAGATGACATGGAATATATGTACAGAAGAGGATTTGAAGACGCATTTACAATAGAACCTGATTTGCCATTTAAATCATTCTTATAG
- a CDS encoding PTS ascorbate transporter subunit IIC: MNLLMAIGTWFGQNILTKPEFFVGLLVFVGYLFLGKKIYEAVGGFIKATVGYMILNVGAGGLVTTFRPILAALKTKFELNAAVIDPYFGLQAVDEAIKNIIEQDSSKSNLAAAVMMALLIGFVINILLVLFRKFTKVRTLFITGHIMQQQASTAAWMIFFLFPQFQNIKGVILIGIFAGIYWAVGSNLSVEPTQRLTENAGFAIGHQQMFAIWVADKLAPKIGNPKKKLDDLKLPKWLSMLHDDIIATGLIMIVFFGIIMWVLGPEFFTAKFGKCVIENSVQTCPVINPHGVATGAFDPKKLSFGTYIVSTTLLFAVYLTILKTGVRMFVSELTVSFQGISNKILPGSLPAVDCAASYGFGSPSAVLFGFLIGTIAQFISIAGLLIFKSPVFIITGFVPVFFDNATIAVYADKRGGARAAFILSALSGVLQVLCGAVAVALFQLKGGWHGNIDQSTVWLAQGFVMKYLGVIGYVLVIATMLLIPQIQYAKSKNKEQYYEGTVDLEEV; encoded by the coding sequence ATGAATTTATTAATGGCAATTGGAACGTGGTTTGGGCAAAATATTTTAACTAAGCCAGAATTTTTTGTAGGTTTACTGGTTTTTGTTGGATATTTGTTCTTAGGTAAAAAAATATACGAGGCAGTTGGAGGGTTTATTAAGGCAACTGTAGGATATATGATATTGAATGTCGGTGCAGGAGGGCTGGTAACAACATTTAGACCAATACTAGCGGCATTAAAGACTAAATTTGAATTAAATGCGGCAGTTATAGATCCTTACTTTGGATTGCAGGCTGTGGATGAAGCAATAAAAAATATTATTGAACAGGATTCATCTAAATCTAATTTGGCAGCAGCAGTTATGATGGCACTTCTTATAGGATTTGTTATAAATATACTATTAGTGTTGTTTAGAAAATTTACTAAAGTAAGAACATTGTTCATAACAGGGCATATTATGCAGCAACAGGCTTCTACAGCAGCTTGGATGATATTCTTCCTGTTCCCTCAGTTCCAAAATATAAAGGGAGTAATATTAATAGGAATTTTTGCAGGAATATATTGGGCAGTTGGATCAAACTTATCAGTGGAACCAACTCAAAGATTGACTGAAAATGCTGGATTTGCAATAGGGCACCAACAAATGTTTGCTATATGGGTAGCAGATAAATTGGCACCAAAAATAGGAAATCCTAAAAAGAAACTGGATGATTTGAAATTGCCTAAATGGTTATCAATGCTTCACGATGATATTATTGCAACAGGGCTTATAATGATAGTATTCTTTGGAATAATAATGTGGGTTCTAGGGCCTGAATTCTTTACTGCAAAATTTGGTAAATGTGTTATTGAAAATAGTGTACAGACTTGTCCAGTTATAAATCCTCATGGTGTTGCGACAGGAGCGTTTGATCCTAAAAAACTTTCATTTGGTACTTATATTGTTTCAACAACATTATTGTTTGCAGTATATTTAACAATTTTGAAAACAGGAGTTAGAATGTTCGTATCAGAATTGACAGTGTCATTCCAAGGTATTTCAAATAAAATATTGCCTGGATCATTACCTGCAGTAGACTGTGCGGCTTCTTATGGATTTGGATCACCAAGTGCAGTATTATTCGGATTTTTAATAGGAACAATCGCTCAATTTATTTCAATAGCAGGATTACTAATTTTCAAATCACCTGTATTTATTATAACAGGATTCGTTCCAGTATTCTTTGATAATGCAACTATTGCTGTGTATGCTGATAAACGTGGGGGAGCAAGAGCTGCATTCATATTGTCAGCTTTATCAGGAGTATTGCAAGTATTATGCGGAGCTGTGGCTGTAGCGTTATTCCAGTTAAAAGGTGGATGGCACGGAAATATCGACCAAAGTACAGTATGGCTTGCTCAAGGATTTGTAATGAAATATTTAGGAGTAATTGGATATGTATTGGTAATTGCTACAATGCTTCTAATTCCTCAAATTCAATATGCTAAATCTAAAAATAAAGAGCAATATTATGAAGGAACAGTAGATTTAGAAGAAGTTTAA